The Toxotes jaculatrix isolate fToxJac2 chromosome 14, fToxJac2.pri, whole genome shotgun sequence genome window below encodes:
- the LOC121193115 gene encoding glycogen debranching enzyme-like isoform X2 — MLPQHLKQIRVLMLNDKENLERTLFRLEQGFELQFRLGPSLQGRRVTVHTNYPLEGQRFERNSFRVLPWNYPSGSEDDSDKYCSLDLKIAGSYQYYFGHGDTERSGGGYFVVDPVLRVGADNHVLLLDCITIQTYLSKCLGHLDGWPDRLRVAKEAGYTMIHFTPLQTLGESRSCYSLADQLTFSPEFSPQGQSYTWADVGALVEKLRQEWNMLCITDVVYNHTAANSVWIREHPECGYNLVNSPHLRPAWVLDRAIWHLTTRIVEGRYKDKGLPADITKESHLNAIRSVLWQDVYPQIKLWEFYQVKVNNAVEQFRVLLQNGTKPDHSKTGGKKGLKIIQDPQYRRYGNTVDMDSALETFVPHSSSPQHIEECCGWLRQKLNELNEEQHHIIHQHQEQAANCVVGNVVYERLADHGPKLGPVSRKNPLVTRYFTFPYQDMTLEQEMQLLDQPDKICHFLAHNGWVMGDDPLRNFAEPGSNVYLRRELICWGDSVKLRYGKGPEDCPYLWAHMQKYTEITAKYFHGVRLDNCHSTPLHVAEFMLDVARTVCPNLYVVAELFTGSEELDNIFVTKLGITSLIREAMSAGDSHEEGRLVYRYGGEPVGAFVQPSLRPLMPSIAHAMFLDVTHDNECPIQLRSALDSLPSSAIVSMACCATGSTRGYDELVPHQISVVKEERLYPKWNPSASPASTAEVGFQTGILAGKLALNKLHQELAAQGFIQVYVDQVDADIVAVTRHCPSTHQSVVAVCRTAFWNPKTHQYSSNVPPMFIPGKIEEVVLEARTVERHAGSYKKDDKYINGMPEYTVEIKEHIPLQDSAVVKQAGVTSKGRSEFVQEITFQKLTPGSVIAFRVSLDPKAQKLVGVLRYYLSQFSPKYRRGSIADENPPEALQKPLAQLMSTLTLADLNALLFRCDAEEQEDGGGCYNIPGWETLKYAGLQGLMSVLADIRPNNDLGHPVCANLRQGDWLIDFVSNRLIHREGPLSQVGQWLGAMFNYLKHIPRYLIPCYFDAILVSTYTTALDATYKLMSSFVQNGSSFVRHLALGLVQMCGVGRFPALPPLSVKLEDVPYRISPITGQKEQCCVSLAAGLPHFSSGIFRCWGRDTFIALRGLMLLTGRYTEARNIILAFAGTLRHGLIPNLLGEGRCARYNCRDAVWWWLQCIQDYANHVPQGHEILRCPVTRMYPTDDCEPRKPGEVEQPLYDVIQEALQRHLQGISFRERNAGPKIDMHMRDEGFNVAAKVDPATGFVSGGNRFNCGTWMDKMGESERARNKGMPATPRDGAAVEIVGLSKSAVRWVVQLHAKGLFPYDGAKVHRDGKELFISYSQWNQQLQQSFEAGFWVSGDPADPNEKHPDLVHKKGIYKDSYGASSPWCDYQLRPNFTIAMVVAPELFTVERAWEALKVAEKKLLGPLGMKTLDPDDMVYCGVYDNALDNDNYNLAKGFNYHQGPEWLWPVGYFLRAKLYFAKKLGEDTYATTVTLVKNVLSRHYTHLEKSPWKGLPELTNENGQYCPFSCETQAWSLATVLEVLYDL, encoded by the exons ATGTTACCTCAACACCTGAAGCAGATCAGAGTCCTGATGCTCAATGACAAGGAGAATTTAGAGAGAACTCTGTTCAGGCTTGAACAAG GTTTTGAGCTGCAGTTCCGCCTGGGTCCGAGTCTTCAGGGCAGGAGGGTTACGGTTCACACCAACTACCCGCTTGAAGGACAGAGGTTTGAGCGAAATAGCTTCCGTGTTTTGCCATGGAACTACCCATCAGGAAGTGAGGATGACTCCGATAAATACTGCTCTCTGGACCTCAAGATAGCTGGGTCCTATCAGTACTACTTTGGACATGG agacacagagcgaTCAGGAGGAGGATACTTTGTGGTTGATCCTGTTCTTCGCGTTGGAGCAGACAACCACGTCCTGCTATTGGACTGCATCACCATCCAGACCTACCTGTCCAAATGTCTGGGACACTTAGATGGTTGGCCAGATAGACTGAGAGTAGCCAAGGAGGCag GATACACCATGATCCACTTCACTCCTCTGCAGACTCTAGGAGAGTCCAGGTCCTGTTACTCTTTAGCTGACCAGCTGACCTTTAGCCCAGAGTTCAGCCCGCAGGGTCAAAGCTATACCTGGGCAGATGTGGGGGCGCTGGTGGAGAAGCTAAGGCAAGAATGGAACATGCTATGTATTACTGATGTGGTGTACAATCATACAG ctgCTAACAGTGTGTGGATCCGAGAACATCCGGAGTGTGGTTACAACCTGGTGAACTCTCCCCACCTGCGTCCAGCCTGGGTCTTAGACAGAGCAATCTGGCATTTAACCACCAGAATAGTGGAGGGACGCTACAAGGATAAAGGACTTCCTGCTGATATTACCAAGGAGAGCCATCTGAAT GCCATCCGTAGTGTGCTGTGGCAGGACGTGTATCCTCAGATCAAACTGTGGGAGTTCTACCAGGTCAAAGTGAACAATGCTGTGGAGCAGTTCAGAGTCCTACTGCAAAATG GCACCAAGCCAGACCACAGTAAGACTGGAGGGAAGAAGGGCTTGAAGATCATCCAGGACCCACAGTACCGTCGTTATGGCAACACAGTGGACATGGACTCTGCTCTGGAGACATTTGTACCTCACAG CTCCTCCCCACAGCACATTGAGGAGTGCTGTGGTTGGCTGAGACAGAAACTGAACGAGCTGAATGAAGAGCAGCACCACATCATACACCAGCACCAGGAGCAG gCTGCCAACTGCGTCGTGGGAAACGTAGTGTACGAGCGTCTGGCCGACCACGGCCCCAAACTGGGTCCTGTTAGCAGGAAGAACCCTCTGGTTACCAG GTATTTCACCTTCCCATATCAGGACATGACTCTGGAGCAGGAGATGCAGCTGTTGGACCAGCCAGACAAGATCTGTCACTTCCTGGCTCACAATGGTTGGGTGATGGGCGACGATCCACTGCGCAACTTTGCAGAGCCAG GCTCCAATGTGTACCTGCGTCGGGAGCTGATCTGCTGGGGTGACAGTGTCAAGCTGCGTTACGGCAAAGGCCCTGAGGACTGTCCTTACCTGTGGGCCCACATGCAGAAATACACTGAAATCACAGCCAAATATttccatggagtcagactggaTAACTGCCACTCTACACCACTGCATGTAGCTGAG TTCATGCTGGACGTGGCCAGAACAGTGTGTCCTAACCTGTATGTGGTAGCTGAACTGTTCACCGGCAGTGAGGAGCTGGATAATATCTTCGTTACCAAGCTAGGGATCACATCCCTGATACGAG AGGCCATGTCAGCCGGCGACAGCCACGAAGAGGGCCGACTAGTCTATCGCTACGGAGGTGAGCCGGTAGGAGCCTTCGTTCAGCCCAGTCTCCGCCCGCTCATGCCCTCCATCGCCCACGCCATGTTCCTCGATGTTACCCATGACAACGAGTGTCCCATACAG CTGCGTTCAGCGCTGGACTCTCTGCCCAGTTCTGCCATTGTCTCTATGGCCTGCTGTGCTACGGGCTCCACCCGAGGATATGACGAATTAGTGCCACACCAG atcTCTGTGGTGAAGGAGGAGCGTTTATACCCCAAGTGGAACCCCTCAGCATCCCCCGCCTCCACAGCTGAGGTGGGATTTCAGACTGGCATCCTAGCTGGGAAACTGGCTCTCAACAAGCTGCACCAGGAGCTGGCTGCCCAGGGATTCATACAG GTGTATGTAGACCAGGTTGACGCGGACATTGTTGCAGTTACTCGTCACTGTCCCAGCACCCACCAGTCTGTGGTGGCAGTGTGCAGGACTGCCTTCTGGAACCCCAAGACCCACCAGTACAGCTCCAACGTCCCACCCATGTTCATACCTG GGAAGATAGAGGAAGTGGTACTGGAGGCGAGGACAGTGGAAAGGCATGCTGGGAGCTATAAGAAGGATGACAAGTACATCAACGGCATGCCAGAatacacagtggaaataaaagagCATATACCG CTACAGGACAGTGCAGTGGTGAAGCAGGCTGGGGTGACGTCTAAAGGCCGCTCTGAGTTTGTGCAGGAAATCACCTTTCAGAAGTTGACACCCGGCAGCGTCATCGCCTTcag ggTCAGTCTGGACCCCAAGGCCCAGAAGCTGGTGGGGGTGCTGAGGTATTACCTGTCCCAGTTCAGCCCGAAGTACAGGAGAGGCAGCATAGCAGATGAAAACCCACCAGAGGCACTGCAGAAGCCTTTGGCACA GCTGATGTCTACCCTGACGTTAGCAGACTTGAACGCCCTGCTGTTCCGCTGTGACGCTGAAGAACAGGAAGACGGTGGAGGCTGTTACAATATCCCAGGATGGGAGACCCTCAAATATGCCGGACTACAAG GTCTGATGTCGGTGTTAGCTGACATCCGTCCCAACAATGACCTGGGCCATCCTGTGTGTGCAAACCTCAGACAAGGAGACTGGCTGATAGACTTTGTGTCTAACAGACTGATACACAGAGAGGGACCACTGTCACAG gtgggTCAGTGGTTGGGAGCCATGTTTAACTACCTGAAACACATCCCGCGCTACCTCATTCCTTGTTACTTCGACGCCATCTTGGTATCGACCTACACCACGGCCCTGGATGCAACTTACAAACTCATGTCGAG TTTCGTCCAGAACGGCTCCAGCTTCGTTCGTCACCTGGCTCTGGGCTTGGTTCAGATGTGTGGGGTCGGGCGCTTCCCCGCCCTCCCGCCTCTCTCCGTGAAATTAGAGGACGTCCCATATCGCATCAGTCCAATCACAGGCCAGAAGGAGCAGTGCTGCGTCTCACTGGCTGCAG GTCTTCCTCATTTCTCCTCTGGGATTTTCCGTTGCTGGGGCAGAGACACTTTCATCGCTCTCAGAGGGCTGATGCTGCTCACAGGGAGATACACTGAGGCCCG TAACATCATCCTGGCCTTTGCGGGGACGTTGCGTCACGGTTTGATCCCCAACCTGCTGGGCGAGGGTCGCTGTGCCAGATACAACTGTCGGGATGCCGTGTGGTGGTGGCTGCAGTGCATCCAG gACTACGCCAACCACGTTCCCCAAGGTCATGAAATCCTCCGCTGCCCAGTTACACGCATGTACCCGACTGATGACTGTGAGCCCCGCAAACCTGGAGAGGTg gAGCAGCCTCTGTATGATGTTATCCAGGAGGCTCTGCAGCGCCACCTACAGGGGATTTccttcagagagagaaatgctgGACCCAAGATAGACATGCACATGAGAGATGAAG GGTTCAACGTGGCGGCGAAGGTGGATCCAGCCACAGGCTTCGTCAGCGGAGGGAACCGCTTTAACTGCGGCACATGGATGGACAAAATGGGAGAGAGCGAGCGCGCGAGGAACAAAGGCATGCCTGCTACTCCgag AGACGGAGCGGCTGTGGAGATCGTTGGTCTCAGTAAGTCGGCTGTTCGCTGGGTGGTGCAGCTCCACGCCAAAGGACTGTTCCCTTATGATGGAGCTAAAGTACACAGAGATG GTAAGGAGCTGTTTATCTCGTACTCCCAGTGgaaccagcagctccagcagtccTTCGAAGCAGGTTTCTGGGTGTCTGGAGACCCAGCAGACCCCAACGAGAAACACCCCGACCTGGTGCATAAAAAGGGCATCTACAAAGACAGCTACGGGGCCTCCAGCCCCTGGTGCGACTATCAACTGAGACCCAACTTCACCATCGCCATGGTGGTG GCTCCAGAGCTGTTCACAGTGGAGAGAGCCTGGGAGGCTCTGAAGGTGGCTGAGAAGAAACTACTGGGACCACTGGGAATGAAGACACTTGACCCAGA TGACATGGTGTACTGCGGCGTCTACGACAACGCTCTGGACAACGACAACTACAACCTGGCGAAAGGTTTCAACTACCACCAGGGACCG gagtggCTGTGGCCTGTAGGTTACTTCCTGCGTGCTAAACTCTACTTTGCCAAGAAACTGGGAGAGGACACCTATGCCACAACAGTGACCTTGGTTAAAAATGTTCTGTCCCGACATTACACCCACCTGGAGAA GTCTCCATGGAAGGGTCTGCCAGAACTGACCAATGAAAACGGCCAGTACTGCCCATTCAGCTGTGAGACCCAGGCCTGGTCCCTGGCCACTGTGCTGGAGGTCCTCTATGACCTCTAG
- the LOC121193115 gene encoding glycogen debranching enzyme-like isoform X1, translating into MLPQHLKQIRVLMLNDKENLERTLFRLEQGFELQFRLGPSLQGRRVTVHTNYPLEGQRFERNSFRVLPWNYPSGSEDDSDKYCSLDLKIAGSYQYYFGHGDTERSGGGYFVVDPVLRVGADNHVLLLDCITIQTYLSKCLGHLDGWPDRLRVAKEAGYTMIHFTPLQTLGESRSCYSLADQLTFSPEFSPQGQSYTWADVGALVEKLRQEWNMLCITDVVYNHTAANSVWIREHPECGYNLVNSPHLRPAWVLDRAIWHLTTRIVEGRYKDKGLPADITKESHLNAIRSVLWQDVYPQIKLWEFYQVKVNNAVEQFRVLLQNGTKPDHSKTGGKKGLKIIQDPQYRRYGNTVDMDSALETFVPHSSSPQHIEECCGWLRQKLNELNEEQHHIIHQHQEQAANCVVGNVVYERLADHGPKLGPVSRKNPLVTRYFTFPYQDMTLEQEMQLLDQPDKICHFLAHNGWVMGDDPLRNFAEPGSNVYLRRELICWGDSVKLRYGKGPEDCPYLWAHMQKYTEITAKYFHGVRLDNCHSTPLHVAEAMLDAARAVRPNLYVIAELFTGSELIDNVFVNRLGISSLIREAMSAGDSHEEGRLVYRYGGEPVGAFVQPSLRPLMPSIAHAMFLDVTHDNECPIQLRSALDSLPSSAIVSMACCATGSTRGYDELVPHQISVVKEERLYPKWNPSASPASTAEVGFQTGILAGKLALNKLHQELAAQGFIQVYVDQVDADIVAVTRHCPSTHQSVVAVCRTAFWNPKTHQYSSNVPPMFIPGKIEEVVLEARTVERHAGSYKKDDKYINGMPEYTVEIKEHIPLQDSAVVKQAGVTSKGRSEFVQEITFQKLTPGSVIAFRVSLDPKAQKLVGVLRYYLSQFSPKYRRGSIADENPPEALQKPLAQLMSTLTLADLNALLFRCDAEEQEDGGGCYNIPGWETLKYAGLQGLMSVLADIRPNNDLGHPVCANLRQGDWLIDFVSNRLIHREGPLSQVGQWLGAMFNYLKHIPRYLIPCYFDAILVSTYTTALDATYKLMSSFVQNGSSFVRHLALGLVQMCGVGRFPALPPLSVKLEDVPYRISPITGQKEQCCVSLAAGLPHFSSGIFRCWGRDTFIALRGLMLLTGRYTEARNIILAFAGTLRHGLIPNLLGEGRCARYNCRDAVWWWLQCIQDYANHVPQGHEILRCPVTRMYPTDDCEPRKPGEVEQPLYDVIQEALQRHLQGISFRERNAGPKIDMHMRDEGFNVAAKVDPATGFVSGGNRFNCGTWMDKMGESERARNKGMPATPRDGAAVEIVGLSKSAVRWVVQLHAKGLFPYDGAKVHRDGKELFISYSQWNQQLQQSFEAGFWVSGDPADPNEKHPDLVHKKGIYKDSYGASSPWCDYQLRPNFTIAMVVAPELFTVERAWEALKVAEKKLLGPLGMKTLDPDDMVYCGVYDNALDNDNYNLAKGFNYHQGPEWLWPVGYFLRAKLYFAKKLGEDTYATTVTLVKNVLSRHYTHLEKSPWKGLPELTNENGQYCPFSCETQAWSLATVLEVLYDL; encoded by the exons ATGTTACCTCAACACCTGAAGCAGATCAGAGTCCTGATGCTCAATGACAAGGAGAATTTAGAGAGAACTCTGTTCAGGCTTGAACAAG GTTTTGAGCTGCAGTTCCGCCTGGGTCCGAGTCTTCAGGGCAGGAGGGTTACGGTTCACACCAACTACCCGCTTGAAGGACAGAGGTTTGAGCGAAATAGCTTCCGTGTTTTGCCATGGAACTACCCATCAGGAAGTGAGGATGACTCCGATAAATACTGCTCTCTGGACCTCAAGATAGCTGGGTCCTATCAGTACTACTTTGGACATGG agacacagagcgaTCAGGAGGAGGATACTTTGTGGTTGATCCTGTTCTTCGCGTTGGAGCAGACAACCACGTCCTGCTATTGGACTGCATCACCATCCAGACCTACCTGTCCAAATGTCTGGGACACTTAGATGGTTGGCCAGATAGACTGAGAGTAGCCAAGGAGGCag GATACACCATGATCCACTTCACTCCTCTGCAGACTCTAGGAGAGTCCAGGTCCTGTTACTCTTTAGCTGACCAGCTGACCTTTAGCCCAGAGTTCAGCCCGCAGGGTCAAAGCTATACCTGGGCAGATGTGGGGGCGCTGGTGGAGAAGCTAAGGCAAGAATGGAACATGCTATGTATTACTGATGTGGTGTACAATCATACAG ctgCTAACAGTGTGTGGATCCGAGAACATCCGGAGTGTGGTTACAACCTGGTGAACTCTCCCCACCTGCGTCCAGCCTGGGTCTTAGACAGAGCAATCTGGCATTTAACCACCAGAATAGTGGAGGGACGCTACAAGGATAAAGGACTTCCTGCTGATATTACCAAGGAGAGCCATCTGAAT GCCATCCGTAGTGTGCTGTGGCAGGACGTGTATCCTCAGATCAAACTGTGGGAGTTCTACCAGGTCAAAGTGAACAATGCTGTGGAGCAGTTCAGAGTCCTACTGCAAAATG GCACCAAGCCAGACCACAGTAAGACTGGAGGGAAGAAGGGCTTGAAGATCATCCAGGACCCACAGTACCGTCGTTATGGCAACACAGTGGACATGGACTCTGCTCTGGAGACATTTGTACCTCACAG CTCCTCCCCACAGCACATTGAGGAGTGCTGTGGTTGGCTGAGACAGAAACTGAACGAGCTGAATGAAGAGCAGCACCACATCATACACCAGCACCAGGAGCAG gCTGCCAACTGCGTCGTGGGAAACGTAGTGTACGAGCGTCTGGCCGACCACGGCCCCAAACTGGGTCCTGTTAGCAGGAAGAACCCTCTGGTTACCAG GTATTTCACCTTCCCATATCAGGACATGACTCTGGAGCAGGAGATGCAGCTGTTGGACCAGCCAGACAAGATCTGTCACTTCCTGGCTCACAATGGTTGGGTGATGGGCGACGATCCACTGCGCAACTTTGCAGAGCCAG GCTCCAATGTGTACCTGCGTCGGGAGCTGATCTGCTGGGGTGACAGTGTCAAGCTGCGTTACGGCAAAGGCCCTGAGGACTGTCCTTACCTGTGGGCCCACATGCAGAAATACACTGAAATCACAGCCAAATATttccatggagtcagactggaTAACTGCCACTCTACACCACTGCATGTAGCTGAG GCAATGTTAGATGCAGCCAGAGCGGTCAGGCCCAATCTGTATGTGATAGCTGAACTGTTTACAGGGAGCGAGCTCATTGACAATGTGTTTGTTAACCGGCTGGGAATTAGCAGCCTGATACGAG AGGCCATGTCAGCCGGCGACAGCCACGAAGAGGGCCGACTAGTCTATCGCTACGGAGGTGAGCCGGTAGGAGCCTTCGTTCAGCCCAGTCTCCGCCCGCTCATGCCCTCCATCGCCCACGCCATGTTCCTCGATGTTACCCATGACAACGAGTGTCCCATACAG CTGCGTTCAGCGCTGGACTCTCTGCCCAGTTCTGCCATTGTCTCTATGGCCTGCTGTGCTACGGGCTCCACCCGAGGATATGACGAATTAGTGCCACACCAG atcTCTGTGGTGAAGGAGGAGCGTTTATACCCCAAGTGGAACCCCTCAGCATCCCCCGCCTCCACAGCTGAGGTGGGATTTCAGACTGGCATCCTAGCTGGGAAACTGGCTCTCAACAAGCTGCACCAGGAGCTGGCTGCCCAGGGATTCATACAG GTGTATGTAGACCAGGTTGACGCGGACATTGTTGCAGTTACTCGTCACTGTCCCAGCACCCACCAGTCTGTGGTGGCAGTGTGCAGGACTGCCTTCTGGAACCCCAAGACCCACCAGTACAGCTCCAACGTCCCACCCATGTTCATACCTG GGAAGATAGAGGAAGTGGTACTGGAGGCGAGGACAGTGGAAAGGCATGCTGGGAGCTATAAGAAGGATGACAAGTACATCAACGGCATGCCAGAatacacagtggaaataaaagagCATATACCG CTACAGGACAGTGCAGTGGTGAAGCAGGCTGGGGTGACGTCTAAAGGCCGCTCTGAGTTTGTGCAGGAAATCACCTTTCAGAAGTTGACACCCGGCAGCGTCATCGCCTTcag ggTCAGTCTGGACCCCAAGGCCCAGAAGCTGGTGGGGGTGCTGAGGTATTACCTGTCCCAGTTCAGCCCGAAGTACAGGAGAGGCAGCATAGCAGATGAAAACCCACCAGAGGCACTGCAGAAGCCTTTGGCACA GCTGATGTCTACCCTGACGTTAGCAGACTTGAACGCCCTGCTGTTCCGCTGTGACGCTGAAGAACAGGAAGACGGTGGAGGCTGTTACAATATCCCAGGATGGGAGACCCTCAAATATGCCGGACTACAAG GTCTGATGTCGGTGTTAGCTGACATCCGTCCCAACAATGACCTGGGCCATCCTGTGTGTGCAAACCTCAGACAAGGAGACTGGCTGATAGACTTTGTGTCTAACAGACTGATACACAGAGAGGGACCACTGTCACAG gtgggTCAGTGGTTGGGAGCCATGTTTAACTACCTGAAACACATCCCGCGCTACCTCATTCCTTGTTACTTCGACGCCATCTTGGTATCGACCTACACCACGGCCCTGGATGCAACTTACAAACTCATGTCGAG TTTCGTCCAGAACGGCTCCAGCTTCGTTCGTCACCTGGCTCTGGGCTTGGTTCAGATGTGTGGGGTCGGGCGCTTCCCCGCCCTCCCGCCTCTCTCCGTGAAATTAGAGGACGTCCCATATCGCATCAGTCCAATCACAGGCCAGAAGGAGCAGTGCTGCGTCTCACTGGCTGCAG GTCTTCCTCATTTCTCCTCTGGGATTTTCCGTTGCTGGGGCAGAGACACTTTCATCGCTCTCAGAGGGCTGATGCTGCTCACAGGGAGATACACTGAGGCCCG TAACATCATCCTGGCCTTTGCGGGGACGTTGCGTCACGGTTTGATCCCCAACCTGCTGGGCGAGGGTCGCTGTGCCAGATACAACTGTCGGGATGCCGTGTGGTGGTGGCTGCAGTGCATCCAG gACTACGCCAACCACGTTCCCCAAGGTCATGAAATCCTCCGCTGCCCAGTTACACGCATGTACCCGACTGATGACTGTGAGCCCCGCAAACCTGGAGAGGTg gAGCAGCCTCTGTATGATGTTATCCAGGAGGCTCTGCAGCGCCACCTACAGGGGATTTccttcagagagagaaatgctgGACCCAAGATAGACATGCACATGAGAGATGAAG GGTTCAACGTGGCGGCGAAGGTGGATCCAGCCACAGGCTTCGTCAGCGGAGGGAACCGCTTTAACTGCGGCACATGGATGGACAAAATGGGAGAGAGCGAGCGCGCGAGGAACAAAGGCATGCCTGCTACTCCgag AGACGGAGCGGCTGTGGAGATCGTTGGTCTCAGTAAGTCGGCTGTTCGCTGGGTGGTGCAGCTCCACGCCAAAGGACTGTTCCCTTATGATGGAGCTAAAGTACACAGAGATG GTAAGGAGCTGTTTATCTCGTACTCCCAGTGgaaccagcagctccagcagtccTTCGAAGCAGGTTTCTGGGTGTCTGGAGACCCAGCAGACCCCAACGAGAAACACCCCGACCTGGTGCATAAAAAGGGCATCTACAAAGACAGCTACGGGGCCTCCAGCCCCTGGTGCGACTATCAACTGAGACCCAACTTCACCATCGCCATGGTGGTG GCTCCAGAGCTGTTCACAGTGGAGAGAGCCTGGGAGGCTCTGAAGGTGGCTGAGAAGAAACTACTGGGACCACTGGGAATGAAGACACTTGACCCAGA TGACATGGTGTACTGCGGCGTCTACGACAACGCTCTGGACAACGACAACTACAACCTGGCGAAAGGTTTCAACTACCACCAGGGACCG gagtggCTGTGGCCTGTAGGTTACTTCCTGCGTGCTAAACTCTACTTTGCCAAGAAACTGGGAGAGGACACCTATGCCACAACAGTGACCTTGGTTAAAAATGTTCTGTCCCGACATTACACCCACCTGGAGAA GTCTCCATGGAAGGGTCTGCCAGAACTGACCAATGAAAACGGCCAGTACTGCCCATTCAGCTGTGAGACCCAGGCCTGGTCCCTGGCCACTGTGCTGGAGGTCCTCTATGACCTCTAG